gtgtgtgtgtgtgtgtgtgtgtgtgtgtgtgtgtgtgtgtgtgtgtgcgtgtgtgtgtgtgtggtcactCTAATCGCAatacttctctctctctctctctctctctctcttccctGCCGCCCTCACGGGATCGCCCGTCCTGGACTTCCTATAGTGCCACATGGCGACGCTCATGGCGTCCTCCTCGTCAGTAAGTATCGCGAGCCCTATttgcacacagacacacacacacgcacacgtacgAGTCGCGTTCACGCAGTTTTTCGAGCAGTCCGAGCAgttattcgagcagttcgagcagttattcgagcagtttttcgAGCAGCCGAGAGTGTCACACCGCGTATCTGACGGAGCTAGTAGCCGGGTTACTGATTCTCTGCCACCCTTTCCATCTCCCCTTTTCTCCCCACGCACAGATCAGTGGTATGTTCGACAACGGCTACcagcggcgcagcagcagccgggggCAGGGCCCGGCAGGACGGGGGCACAGTCGGGGCgagcatcaccatcaccacagccaccaccaccgctacACCgggcatcaccaccaccggcactaCTGCCAAACccactactaccaccaccggtccCGTACGGTCGGGCAGTCAGGCGGCCAGCGGAGCGGCTCCCGGGTCCAGCATGTCGCCGTCGATGGacgcccgacggcggcggaggcggcgccgggtccggggccgacCGCGGCCAACCCCGCGGTCATCATCGCGAACCCTCCccgaccgccggcggcggtggccaccttcACGACCCTCGGGACAGCAGCCGGCAATAGCGGAGGTGGCGggggcggccgccggtgcacgTTCGCCCCGGTCGGATCCGACACCACCATGCCTCACCGTGCCGCCTCCcgcagccaccagcagctgcggCGTCAGCAGACCTCCTTCGAGCTGCTCGAACAGCGGCGTTACCGGCTCGAACGGACGCTTGGATCACCGCCGCCCGCAAACCCGACGGTGGCGCGTCACCGCTCCTTCGCCGACTAGTGTGCAGCGAGCGGCAGGAAGGAGGAAGCGTGGCCGGGTATACAGGGACGAAGGACACCGTTTGCTCAATTACCGCACCCGGAAGTAGACGCGGAGGTCTTGCGCGAATCGTGCAGTTGCGGGTGATTTCCACTACGCGGCGGAGCGAATTTCCCGCCAGTCCGCGTTAGATAGCTCAATATCCTGGTGTGCTCGTGTCATACTCCCACGCGGCCCAAAACCGGGGACAGATCTGGGCCGGAACTCCACTATAGGTTAGGCATATCCTCTCTGGGTTGTCAGTCGATCACCGTCTGACTGGCCAATGCTCTCGGCCCCAGGGCACCCCCCTGGGTCGGTCCGGGgtccgcttccgtttcctcTTCGTTTATCATATAATGCTAATTGTGTGGGGCTCTGTAAACACAACCATACCCAGCCCCCCCCAGACACACTCCCTGCGGTCGGCCGTTCTTGAGAAAAACCGTCGCCGCTGGAAccatcgaaccggaagtgcccgAACTGCTGCGGGGCTCGGTTCGAACCGTTTTCCGGATGGCACGAGCGATCGACCGCCCGTAGCCCCCGCGACCCAATTTCCAAAGGCTGCCCAGTGGAACCacaccgtggtggtggagcgAAAGTTTGATCCGAACGcaaggaaaagaagaaaatcccGAGGCCCCCGCCTTGTTGAGGGGCgatgggggtgggggggggtcATCTAAAAGGTGACCTAAAGTCTGCTTACTAATTTGGCAATTTACGAGAAGCAATTTCGCatcgctctatctctctctcccctgctctctctctctctctctctctctctttctgtctctccaTCTGTCTGCGCTGTGGTTGAGTTTCCTCGCCGTCTTGATGATGAGTTATACATCAAGCGCGTCTAGTCGCACGGAAACTGTTGCTGTGGGAAGCTAAAGTGTCCTGGCATTGGTCCCAGGTGGCCCCAGGAGCCAGGAAGCGCAGCTCGCCCCCACCCAAACGGTTAACGCAGGTTGTGAATGACGACCTCAACTCTTCAGCCAGGTCGGCCACACAGCCCTGAAGCAATATCTGGAGCACCGTCGATAGCCAACAGGCAGAAGGTTGTTGTCCTAGTGCCGCCTGTAGAGCGTAATCCCTACTACAGGTTGTAGTTCCGCCGAGAGCCAGATTTTggaaacaaccaaacaaaacctaTCTATTCAACACTCGCGATAGGGCATTTTCAGCAGGAAGGATGTTAGCGTACTTCAAAAGATGTGTACATAAACGTGTACATGTACTGATTGCCGTGTCTCGTAACTAATGCAACATGTAAATACATACTCCGAGTAGAACCGCTTGATCGTTGTGCtggtctctctccctccctctctctctctctctctctctctttctctctgtctctctctctcactttttctctctcgttctaaACTATGCTTTCTGGATTGATTCTGGTTCGATTCGAGATACATCCCAAATTCCTAACCAGCATCTACCGGTAACGGTCCAGTCCAGGCAAAAACTCTTGGGCGCTACCCGTTGACAACTTGTCAACAGCATCCTATCCTGGAGCCACACTCTCTGTGGGATCCTGCGACATCCCGGATAAGTAAAGGTTGTTTAATCACACCACCGCTTGCTATGTTGTGATTTTTCCCGAACGAAGTAAAGGCGCAATgcagaacagagagagagagggagagagagagaaagagagataggaacagagtgagagagagagagagagagttcaccGTGTTGAGGCCCTACGGTTTGGGCTATATCCTCTGTAAAACGGCCCGTTTCGACCCATAATGTACACCTCTAGTCATCTATGTTTTCTAGAGCTCTCATGGAAAACAGAATTTTTATAACTCTTTTTATGTGATAAACGTAGCAAGTACAGCCACCTACTCAATTGTAACTGTTCATTAAGTGTAAGAAACCGTAAGCTGAAACATGTATACAAAGATTTATGTAATATATACACAAGGACTATGTTACGAAGCAAGCGAGACCGAGGGGAAtacaaagagaaaaaagagagaaagagagagaaagagagagaaagagagagagagaaagagaaggagaagaaagtatgtagaagtagaagaagagagtatataaataataaaaccagtAGAAACGATGTGTGGCAAAAAGTAAAGCTCGAAAGCGTTGTCGGCGTGGTGCGATGCCTAAGGATGGGTTGAGAAGTTGAGAAACGGTCATGCCTGGCCCAGGGTGACCATCAGGTAAGCAGCGGTAGATCGGATCGCGAGGGTGACTAATCAGGACGTTCTTGACGAGGGTGACTAATTTAGTACCAGGACAGCAGCTCGGGTCGGAACATGATGTTCGATTAATTCAGCGGCACCCGCAGTACATCatcgccgaagccgaagcgtgATCCTCACAGGAGCCAATCCGTACTCGTCCGGGCAGGCAGGCGTCAACGCGCGCTGCTTCGAGGTTTTGTCTCCCCCTCGCCGAATTTGGAAGGGGATCCCGCCAAAGCCCGTAGCCCCGAGCCCTATCTAAAGCGAGGAATGAGAGGCCTTGCCCCGCCCTGGGAGGCTGGGAGGCTGGGAGAAATTACTACGAATGAGCATAGCCGAAAACAGGCCGGAGTTAATACAGCTCTggcgcccgcagcagcacttctttttgtggcccatttttcttacGCCCGgagggcaaaagaaaacccctaTTGTGCGGCGTGGGGCCCAATAATAGCACTCGATGCAAAGCCCCCTTGTGTTCCCGGGGGCCGCAGGGCCCACCGCAGGGTGCTCACTCATGTTCCGTCCAtattg
This sequence is a window from Anopheles cruzii unplaced genomic scaffold, idAnoCruzAS_RS32_06 scaffold01097_ctg1, whole genome shotgun sequence. Protein-coding genes within it:
- the LOC128276396 gene encoding forkhead box protein B2-like, translated to MATLMASSSSISGMFDNGYQRRSSSRGQGPAGRGHSRGEHHHHHSHHHRYTGHHHHRHYCQTHYYHHRSRTVGQSGGQRSGSRVQHVAVDGRPTAAEAAPGPGPTAANPAVIIANPPRPPAAVATFTTLGTAAGNSGGGGGGRRCTFAPVGSDTTMPHRAASRSHQQLRRQQTSFELLEQRRYRLERTLGSPPPANPTVARHRSFAD